A single window of Neisseria sp. KEM232 DNA harbors:
- a CDS encoding SDR family NAD(P)-dependent oxidoreductase — MKKLIITGHTRGLGRALAELYLQRGWQVLGLARGRADMVSPKLRQVRIDLADGAALAAWLSSGLLRDFLADADNILLANNAGTVSPNALLGRQRPSEILSAVALNAAAPLLLANAVLAVRPARVPLDILHIGSGAGRKNYPGWSVYGATKAALDHHARCVAAEGHENVRITCLAPGVVDTAMQGEIRAADEADFPMRPRFVALKEDGGLQSAEETAAKIAAYVESARFGEEAAADIRDFWH, encoded by the coding sequence ATGAAGAAACTCATCATCACCGGCCACACGCGCGGGCTGGGGCGGGCGTTGGCGGAACTGTATCTGCAACGCGGTTGGCAGGTTTTGGGCTTGGCGCGGGGTAGGGCGGACATGGTTTCGCCCAAGCTGCGGCAGGTGCGGATTGATTTGGCCGACGGCGCGGCTCTGGCGGCTTGGCTTTCAAGCGGCCTGTTGCGTGATTTTTTGGCCGACGCGGACAACATCCTGCTGGCGAACAACGCGGGCACGGTGTCGCCCAATGCCCTGCTGGGGCGGCAGAGGCCGTCTGAAATTCTGTCGGCCGTGGCCTTAAACGCAGCCGCGCCGCTGCTGTTGGCCAACGCGGTGCTGGCGGTGCGGCCTGCGCGCGTGCCGCTGGACATCCTGCACATCGGCAGCGGCGCGGGGCGCAAAAACTATCCGGGTTGGAGCGTATACGGCGCGACCAAAGCCGCGCTCGACCACCATGCCCGCTGCGTGGCGGCGGAAGGGCATGAAAACGTACGCATCACCTGTCTCGCCCCGGGCGTGGTCGATACCGCCATGCAGGGCGAAATCCGCGCCGCCGACGAGGCCGATTTCCCCATGCGGCCGCGCTTCGTTGCCCTGAAAGAGGACGGCGGTTTGCAGAGTGCGGAGGAAACGGCGGCGAAAATCGCGGCCTATGTCGAGTCCGCACGCTTCGGAGAGGAAGCGGCGGCGGACATACGGGATTTTTGGCACTGA